CAACCCGGTCGAGTGTATCCTCGATTCCGCCGCGACGGTCGACGCCGACCTGATCGTCATGGGAACCAGCGGCGACGAGTACGAACGGAACGTCGTCGGAAGCGTCTCCCAGCGCGTCGTCCGTGACGCGCCCGTTCCCGTTACGACCGTCGGTCCCGACGTTTGATCGGGTCGGACGCCGTCGAGAACCGTCACGGATGGTTTGATATGGTCTCCGTGGGTAGTGAGTAGGAGATGCGCCGATCGATCGTAATCGCGGGTGTGCTGCTCGTTCTCGCCTTCCTGCTGGTCGGTGGGCCGTCGCTGTTGCTCTCGGTGTCGACCAGCCAGACGACGGCGGACACGCCCGCCCAGCCGACCCAGACGAAGCCGACGCCGGAGCTCGTTACGCTCGAGGACTCCGAAAGCGGCTTCTGGGAGTACCTCAGTTCGACGAAAAGCTTCCAGAAGCGAAGCCCGATCAACGTGGTCGTCCGCGGCGACATCGAAGACGTCGAGCGTGTGTTGACCGAGGCCGATGGCGGTAACTGGGAGGAGATGAACGAGTCCGAGGAGGAGGCACTGCCGGATACGTTCTCGCTCACCGATGAGAACGAGACCGACAACGAAACGGAAGCCGTGCCCGAAGCCGATACCGAAACGACGGCCAACGCCTCCACCGAGAACGCGACCGACGAGGACGAGGCGTCGAACGAGACCCCGGTCGCCCTTCCCGACCTCGACTGGGGGCAGGCAGACGGTGGAACCCGGTATGCCTACGTCGATCCCGGACCGAACGAGAGCGGCTACTGGATCACCGAGACGCGCCAGCTCGATGACGGCGACTACTACGGACAGCGCTACCACATCCGGCTCTACGAGAGCCCCAACGAGGACGACGACTGGGTCGCGATGCAGACCCACTCGGAACACTTCGACTGGTTCACGCTACGCCACCGAGTCCACGGCTCCCAGGACGCTCAGACCAAAGTCGAGACCGACTTCATGAAACACCCGCAGGTCGACGTCAAGGAGGACGTGAGCCGCATCTACCTCGACAACAGGAACTCCGCCGACGCCGACGGCTGGGCGACCCTCGTCGAACTGGCCGGACTGCTCGTCGTCCCGACGCTCGTCGGCATCCGAGCCGGGAGACGCGGTGGAAGCGCGTCCAGCACCACCGAAGCCCACATCACCGATCGGACGGCGGACGCGATCGACGACCACCTGACCGACGTCGACCGCCAGCGGCTCGCCGCCGCCGCCGACCGCCTCGAGGCCGGCCACCTCCTCCTCTTCTTTACCATCGTCGCGCTGTTCCTCGGCGTTCGAATGGGCGGCCTCGCCCTCGAGCGCCAGGCGTCGTTCCTGACACCCCATCAGATCGCCGCGATCCTCTACCCGGTGATCGGGGTGGGAATTCCGGTCGCGACGTACCTGCTCGCTCGGGGACTCACGCGACGACTCGACGCCGCCGTCGTCGCCGCCGGTTCGCTCGCGGTCGCGATCTGGATCGACTACAGTCTGCTCGGCGTCAACTCGCTCCCGGTCGACGTCGTCGTGCAACGGATGCTCGTCGTCGTCGCCCTCGGGTTGATCGCCGGCGGCGCAGCCAAACGGGCGTCCCGAAACGAAAAGTTCAACGACATGTTGCTGGTCGGGACGGCGATGTGGCTGCTCGTACTGGCCGGAACGCTCCTCGGGTACCTGTAGCGTACCGTATTCCGTCGTTTCGTCGATACTGGCGGTACCGATCCGCTGATTAAAGCGCGATTTGCTGGTGGCGAGCCCTTAAGTCCTTGCAACATCGTTATCTACACGACATGGCAAGCCCCACCCGTCAACGCGAGCGCGATCCTGAAACGACAGAAAAAACGCAGGAACCGGAGCGTGAGCGGGTGTGTGACGAGTGTGACGGGGGAACGCTCGTCAAGAGCGAGGATCAGGGCGAACTCGTCTGCGATCAGTGCGGTCTCATCGTCGAAGGAACGAACATCGACCACGGCCCGGAATGGCGCGCGTTCAACCACTCCGAGCGCCAGAACAAGTCACGCGTCGGCGCGCCGACGACCCAGACGATGCACGACAAGGGCCTGACGACCTCCATCGACTGGAAGAATCAGGACGCCTACGGCCGCTCGATCTCCTCGGACAAACGCAATCAGATGCGCCGCCTGCGCAAGTGGCAGGAACGAATCCGAACCAAGGACGCCGGCGAACGGAACCTTCAGTTCGCCCTCTCCGAGACCGACCGGATGGCCTCCTCGCTGGCGATTCCGCGATCCGTCCGCGAAGTCGCCTGCGTCATCTACCGACGCGCACTCGACGAAGACCTCATTCGCGGCCGTTCGATCGAAGGCGTCGCGACCAGTACGCTCTACGCCGCCTGCCGCATGGAAGGCATCCCCCGTTCGCTCGAGGAAGTCGCCGCCGTCTCCCGGGTCGAACGCAAAGAGATCGGCCGTACCTATCGCTACGTCGCACAGGAACTCAACCTCGAGATGGAACCGGTCAACCCGAAGAAGTACGTGCCGCGGTTTTGCTCGGAACTCGAACTCTCCGAAGAGGTGCAGGTGAAGGCGAACGAGATCATCGATACGACGACCGAGAAGGGGCTTCTCTCGGGCAAGTCGCCGACCGGCTACGCCGCGGCCGCGATCTACGCCGCCTCGCTACTTTGTAACGAGAAGAAGACCCAGCGCGAGGTCTCGGACGTCGCGCAGGTGACCGAGGTAACGATCCGGAACCGGTATCAGGAGCAGATCGAAGCGATGGGCATTCACGAGTAGGGCGGTCGACTAGAGTCGGTTTTAGAAATCGGACGCAAAACGTATTCTCTCGAGTCTCAGACGACGAAGCTGTCACTATCGAGTTTTCGCTCGTTCGAAAAGTGCGCCGACCGGGAGTCGAACCCGGGCTATGAGCTTGGGAAGCTCATGTCCTACCACTGGACCATCGGCGCTCGCACGGATTTACTCGACGACTACACTTCAACGTAGCGCTCTCGAGCGATTTTTTGTACGACGACCGAGAGTTCGGCCTCGAGGTGCAGCCGCTGCGGAGTCTCAGCACGTCTCTGCCGTGATAGCGAGACGTACGACAAGACGAAGTGTGTCCGGATTGGGATGGTGGCGATGCTCAACGTGTGTTGGCTGAGACGTGCAGTTTGCTTCTCGTACCGGACTCCCACGTTCTGATGACTGGTACGCTACCCGTCAGTCGAAATCGACCGTCCGGTCAGTTTTTTCCGGGGAGGGGAGCCTATTAGGCCGTCGCACCCCTACTCTCTCCCATGATCGATCTTCGGTTTTCGGAAGATGAGCTCGAGCAGCGGCGCGAACACATCACGGACTTCATTCGCGACCAAGTCGACGCGGCGGGGACAGACGGTGCCGTCCTCGGGCTCTCGGGCGGGATCGACAGCACGCTGACCGGCACGCTCGCCGTCGAGGCGCTCGGCGCGGAGAACGTTCACGGACTCGTTCTGCCGGCGACCGTGAGCAGCGACGAGAACATGAGCGACGCGGAACGGGTCGCCGTGGACCTCGAGATCACGTACGACGTGATCGAGATCGAACCGATCGTCGACTCGCTGCTGGCGGCCTACCCCGAGGCCGAAGGCGACCGCGAGGCGGTCGGAAACGCGCGGGCTCGCGTCCGGGGGGTCATGAACTATCTCGTCGCCAACCACGAGAGTCGACTCGTTCTGGGGACGGGCAATCGCAGTGAGGCCGCCGTGGGCTACTTCACCAAGTACGGCGACGGGGCCGTCGACTGCCACCCGATCGGGAACCTCTACAAGGGACAGGTCCGCCAGCTCGCCCGTCACGTCGGTGTCCCTGAGGAACTGGCTGCCAAGACCGCGACCGCGGAGCTGTGGGCCAACCAGACCGACGAGGAGGAACTGGGACTCAGCTACGAGACGCTCGACTCGATACTCGCGACCCACATCGACGGGCCGCTTCCGGTCGCCGCGACCTGCCGGCTCCTCGAGGTCGACGACGAAACGGTCGAACGGGTCCGCGAGATGTACGAGCAAAGCGAGCACAAACGGAACGTCCCGCCGGCACCGCCGACGCTCGAGTAATCGCCACCCCTCTCGTCAGTCCGCTCGTTCTCGCCACTCGTCCTCGAGCAGGCCGTACCAGTAAACGTCCCAGTGCTCGCCGTCGACGAACTCGCCGTCGCGATGAACGCCCTCTCGGGTGAACCCGATTCCCTCGAGAAGCCGCTGTGACGGCTCGTTGAACTCGAACACGTGGGCGGAGAGCCGATGGAGACCGAGCTGGTCGAAGGCGTACCGAACGACGCGTTCCGTCGCTTCGGTGCCGTACCCCTGGTCGTGGTGCTCGGGTGCGATCCAGTAGCCGATCTCGGCGGTCCGGGCTTCCCAGTCGAAGTCGAAGAAGCCGATCGTTCCGATCGGCGTCGAATCGGCGACGAGCAGCAGATCGACGGTGTCGTCCCCACAGACCACGTTCTCGAAGAAGTCGCGTTCCTGCTCGCTGTTGAGAGGGCGGGATCGCCCGATCGCCCGCCAAATCGTCGGATCGTTGACCTTCGCTTGCAGGAATTCGAGATCCTCCTCCTCGATCGGTCGGAGCGTCACGCGGTCGGCGTCCAGAAACACTGGGCCGGGCATATCCGCCCCGTAGTTGTCACTCACCAAATCACTTTTCAAAAATCGTTTCGGAACGGGTACTCGAACGACGTCGCCTACTCGAGCAGCGCGTCGATATCGTCGGCGTGGGCGGCGACGAGGTCGGCGAACGCGTCGGCCTCGCGTCGTTCCTGCGTGGCGCGCTCGCCGTCGTCCCGAATCCGTCGTTTCAGGGCAGCGAGCGCGTCCGCGGCGTTCCCCGCGATCTCCTCGGCGACGGAGCGGGGGTCGTCCTCGATGCGCGAGATCAGGCCGATCCGGAGCGCCTCTTCGGCGTCGATCGATCGGCCCGAGAGCGCGAACTCGAGGGCGTCGCCCTCGCCCAGCACGCGCGGTAGTCGGACGGTGCCGCCCCAGGCGCCGAACAGGCCGAAGCTGACCCCCGGTTCGCCGTAGGTCGAGTCGGGAGTCCCGACCCGGATGTCGCAGGCCAACGCCAGCTCGAGGCCGCCCCCGCGTGCGGGACCGTCGATCCCCGCGACGACGACCGCCGGCGAGTCTTCGATGGTCCGGGCCACGCGTTGCCCCAGACGCGCGAACTCGGCCGCGCGGTCGCGATCCCCCTCGAGCGCCGCGACCTCGTTCAGATCGGCCCCCGCGGAGAACGCCGGGCCGCGTCCGCGGAGGTAAATCACGGACTCCTCGGCCTCGTCGATCGCCGCCTCGAGCGTCTCCAGGCCGTCGACTGTCAGTGCGTTGCGCGCCTCGGGGCGGTCGATCGTCACGGTCCGAATCGGTCCGTCTGCGGCGACATCGATCATGTCAGCAGTCGATCGGGCGTTTCCAAAGGTCTTTGGCTCCCCCGTCGTAACCCCCCGCTAATGGAGAATGCCGACAGCTGTCGGCGTGCCGCCGCCGAGGCCGTCGCGGACGTCGAACCGTCACAGCTACACGACTACATCGAAGCGACCCTCGAGCGCGCGTCGATGGTCCCCGGCACGCTCACACTCGAGAGCGCCGCGATGATGGCTGCTGAGGGCCGCGTCTCCGAGGACGACCGGTACGTCGACAGCGAGTCCGGGATCGAGGGGGGACAGGAGCCGGCGGACGACGGGGACCCGGATCGCGAACTCGACGGGGTCGTCACTCACGCGGCCGGCGTCCAACTCATCTACGAGGGGCTGCGATTGACCCGATCGCTCTCCCACGAGGAACCCTGGTCGGCGAGCGACGCCGACGCCGGCGACGGTGACCTCGCGATCCTCGCCGCCGACATCCTCGTCGCCCGCGGGTTCTACCTGCTGGCTCGCACCGACGCCGCCGGCAAAGCAGTCCGGACCGTCCAGTCGTTCGGACGGGACCAGACCCGCCGCACCGAACTCGCCGCCGGCGATAGCGACCTCGAGACACCCTCGTCCAATCGAGATGCCGACACCGAGACCGCGGCGGGGATCGAGACCGACGGCACGGACCCGGCATCGATCGACGCCAACCTCGAGCGAGACGTGCTCGAACTCGCCGTTCTCACCGGCGCCGTCGCCGTCGACAAAACCCCGTCGCCGCGCCTCCTCGCCATCGCGGAGCGACTCGCCGACGCCGTCAGCACGTCGTTTCCCCCGGCCGAGGAGTACCTCGACGATCTCGAGCCATCGATCCGGGAGCAGTCCCTCGAGGACCACGTGACCGATCGGGCGACCTCGGCGACGGATCCGTGATCGCCGGACGCGACCGAGAAGGGGATTACGACAACTCGGCGCACGGCCCGTCGGAATCGAAACCCATAAAGACATCTCCGGTCAACGAAGAAGTGCGCGCCTGGGTAGCTTAGCGGTAAAGCGCGTCCTTGGTAAGGACGAGAGCCCGGGTTCAAATCCCGGCCTAGGCTCTTCCTGCGTTCCATTTGCTGAACACGTTTTTCGTGTGTCCAGAGTAACTGTCTCTCTTCTTTCTGTCACCTCTGAGCAGGCATTCGAGTCACCCCAAGAGAGACCGCTATCGAACGAATCCCAACTGAACGGGACAGGGTTCACTCGAGCGCGACCCGACACCGCGTCTCGGCCGATTCGTAGGCGGCCTCGATCGCGTGGAGGTCTGCGAGTCCGTCCTCGCCGTCGGGTTCGGGAGCCGTGCCCGTCAGCACGCAGTGGCCGAAGTAGTCGAACTCCTCGCAAACTTCGTCGACCGTCGGTCCCGTATACTCCATCCGGATGTCGCCGCTCTCGACGACCATCTCCTGGGGGACGACGCCGCCGAAGGGCGATTCGATGTGGACCTTTCCCTCCGTACCGACCAGCTCGAGCTGACTACTGGCGTGGGCGTCGAAACTCGCCGTACAGGAGGCGGTCGTGCCGGTCTCGTACTCGATCTGGAAGGCGACGTGTTCGTCGACGTTCGCGAACGGGCCGCCGCTCGAGTAGGTGGTGGCGTAGACGCCCGTCGGCTCGCAGTCGAGGAGGAAGCGAATCGTATTGAGGGGATAGATCCCGAGGTCGACCAGTGCGCCGCCGCCGGCGAGGTCGGGGTCGAGCCGCCACGTGTCGGGGCTCGCGGTTTCGAGCAGCGGGTGCGAGAAGCCGCCGTGGACCTGCACGACGTCGCCGATCACGCCCTCGCGGACGAGTTCCCGCGTGCGCCGGACCGTCGGCTCGGTCTGGAGCCGATAGGCGGTCATCAGCGTCACGCCGGCGTCGGTGCAGGCGTCGACGACCTCCCGAGCGCGCTCGACGGTCGTCTCGAGCGGCTTTTCGCAGATGACGTGCTTTCCGAAGTCGGCCGCCGCGGTCGCGTACTGGCCGTGGAACGCGTTCGGCGTTGCGACGTAGATTCCGTCGTAAGCGTCCGTATGGGTGCCCGCGAGGAACGCGTCGTAATCGATGACGTGTGAGACGTCGTACTCCTCGGCGATGTCGGTCGCACGATCGGGCGAGCTCGTGACCAGTACTGTCGCCTCGCAGTAGCTCCCGTTGTGAATCGCGGGTAATGCGCGCTGACGTGCGAAGCCGCCGACCCCGACGACCGCGAGTCGGACCGTTCCCGAAACCGATTCGCCCTCCCAGTCCCGTCGCGTGAAGTTCGCGAAGGCGTCCTCGAGTGCCATAGTGATCCTACGAATCCCACCGAAAAGGGCCCCACTGACCGGATTCCTGACCGTCAGTGATCGGAACCAATCGGTTCGGACGAACAACTGATCATCGGTTTTCGATCGTGGTATACCTCGATGGTATTCCCTCGGTACCCATTATTGAAGGAAAAAGTTATTCAATACTCGG
This portion of the Natrinema salinisoli genome encodes:
- a CDS encoding transcription initiation factor IIB; translated protein: MASPTRQRERDPETTEKTQEPERERVCDECDGGTLVKSEDQGELVCDQCGLIVEGTNIDHGPEWRAFNHSERQNKSRVGAPTTQTMHDKGLTTSIDWKNQDAYGRSISSDKRNQMRRLRKWQERIRTKDAGERNLQFALSETDRMASSLAIPRSVREVACVIYRRALDEDLIRGRSIEGVATSTLYAACRMEGIPRSLEEVAAVSRVERKEIGRTYRYVAQELNLEMEPVNPKKYVPRFCSELELSEEVQVKANEIIDTTTEKGLLSGKSPTGYAAAAIYAASLLCNEKKTQREVSDVAQVTEVTIRNRYQEQIEAMGIHE
- a CDS encoding NAD+ synthase; amino-acid sequence: MIDLRFSEDELEQRREHITDFIRDQVDAAGTDGAVLGLSGGIDSTLTGTLAVEALGAENVHGLVLPATVSSDENMSDAERVAVDLEITYDVIEIEPIVDSLLAAYPEAEGDREAVGNARARVRGVMNYLVANHESRLVLGTGNRSEAAVGYFTKYGDGAVDCHPIGNLYKGQVRQLARHVGVPEELAAKTATAELWANQTDEEELGLSYETLDSILATHIDGPLPVAATCRLLEVDDETVERVREMYEQSEHKRNVPPAPPTLE
- a CDS encoding GNAT family N-acetyltransferase: MPGPVFLDADRVTLRPIEEEDLEFLQAKVNDPTIWRAIGRSRPLNSEQERDFFENVVCGDDTVDLLLVADSTPIGTIGFFDFDWEARTAEIGYWIAPEHHDQGYGTEATERVVRYAFDQLGLHRLSAHVFEFNEPSQRLLEGIGFTREGVHRDGEFVDGEHWDVYWYGLLEDEWRERAD
- a CDS encoding enoyl-CoA hydratase/isomerase family protein, yielding MIDVAADGPIRTVTIDRPEARNALTVDGLETLEAAIDEAEESVIYLRGRGPAFSAGADLNEVAALEGDRDRAAEFARLGQRVARTIEDSPAVVVAGIDGPARGGGLELALACDIRVGTPDSTYGEPGVSFGLFGAWGGTVRLPRVLGEGDALEFALSGRSIDAEEALRIGLISRIEDDPRSVAEEIAGNAADALAALKRRIRDDGERATQERREADAFADLVAAHADDIDALLE
- a CDS encoding DUF7114 family protein, whose protein sequence is MENADSCRRAAAEAVADVEPSQLHDYIEATLERASMVPGTLTLESAAMMAAEGRVSEDDRYVDSESGIEGGQEPADDGDPDRELDGVVTHAAGVQLIYEGLRLTRSLSHEEPWSASDADAGDGDLAILAADILVARGFYLLARTDAAGKAVRTVQSFGRDQTRRTELAAGDSDLETPSSNRDADTETAAGIETDGTDPASIDANLERDVLELAVLTGAVAVDKTPSPRLLAIAERLADAVSTSFPPAEEYLDDLEPSIREQSLEDHVTDRATSATDP
- the gfo6 gene encoding D-xylose 1-dehydrogenase Gfo6, with the protein product MALEDAFANFTRRDWEGESVSGTVRLAVVGVGGFARQRALPAIHNGSYCEATVLVTSSPDRATDIAEEYDVSHVIDYDAFLAGTHTDAYDGIYVATPNAFHGQYATAAADFGKHVICEKPLETTVERAREVVDACTDAGVTLMTAYRLQTEPTVRRTRELVREGVIGDVVQVHGGFSHPLLETASPDTWRLDPDLAGGGALVDLGIYPLNTIRFLLDCEPTGVYATTYSSGGPFANVDEHVAFQIEYETGTTASCTASFDAHASSQLELVGTEGKVHIESPFGGVVPQEMVVESGDIRMEYTGPTVDEVCEEFDYFGHCVLTGTAPEPDGEDGLADLHAIEAAYESAETRCRVALE